The following proteins are co-located in the Sporosarcina pasteurii genome:
- a CDS encoding murein hydrolase activator EnvC, protein MQKWMLSILIAILVLSSGIGNPQVLADSLKEMKDEKNAIELKKNSINQDIQTKKSEINTNQSKIESILAKIAKLDAEVKETNEKITKLENEITQTTEEIEALKASIEDLEKKIEERDEVLRERVRAMQVNGGSVNYLDVLLGANSFTDFIDRVSTVATLMDADRTIMKEQAEDQKQLEEEKKLVEQKLEELQSNKSELEELKASLQSQKAEQDRLAAELEKEQDKLNAEKVDLESEYEEIIELSKELELEIEAEQKRQLEAARKAAEEKKRQEAAKAKANQSSSSSKSASSSSSSSSAATSAPAISAGTWTKPAQGRFTSPYGYRIHPIHKTKRLHQGVDIANSVGTNIVAAADGVVFRAASHPSYGNHIMITHHINGQTYTTVYAHLSSMNVSVGQAVNKGQLIGKMGSTGASTGPHLHFELHKGTYRHSPTNSINPVGIVPF, encoded by the coding sequence ATGCAAAAATGGATGCTATCTATCCTGATAGCGATTCTTGTGCTGTCTTCAGGGATAGGAAATCCACAAGTTTTAGCGGATTCATTGAAAGAGATGAAAGATGAAAAAAATGCCATTGAGTTAAAAAAGAATTCGATTAATCAAGATATTCAAACGAAAAAAAGTGAAATTAATACGAACCAATCAAAAATCGAATCAATTCTAGCGAAAATTGCAAAATTAGATGCAGAAGTAAAAGAAACAAATGAAAAAATTACAAAACTTGAAAATGAAATTACACAAACTACTGAAGAAATTGAAGCGTTAAAAGCTTCTATTGAGGATTTAGAAAAGAAAATAGAAGAGCGTGATGAAGTATTGCGCGAACGTGTCCGTGCGATGCAAGTGAATGGTGGTTCTGTAAACTATTTGGACGTATTACTTGGCGCGAATAGCTTCACAGATTTTATTGACCGTGTCTCTACTGTTGCTACATTAATGGATGCTGATCGCACAATTATGAAAGAACAAGCTGAGGATCAGAAACAATTAGAAGAAGAGAAAAAGCTTGTTGAACAAAAGCTTGAAGAATTACAGTCTAATAAAAGTGAACTAGAAGAGTTGAAAGCATCCCTTCAGTCTCAAAAAGCAGAACAAGATAGATTGGCTGCCGAGCTGGAGAAAGAGCAAGATAAGTTAAATGCAGAAAAAGTGGATTTAGAATCAGAGTATGAAGAAATTATTGAGCTAAGTAAAGAACTAGAATTAGAAATTGAAGCGGAACAAAAACGTCAACTAGAAGCCGCAAGAAAGGCAGCAGAGGAAAAGAAACGTCAAGAAGCTGCTAAAGCTAAAGCAAACCAAAGTAGTTCCAGTTCTAAATCTGCAAGCTCGTCATCATCATCATCATCAGCGGCGACATCTGCCCCAGCGATATCAGCAGGGACTTGGACAAAACCAGCACAGGGTCGATTCACATCTCCTTATGGTTACCGAATACATCCGATTCATAAAACGAAAAGGTTACACCAAGGGGTAGACATTGCTAATAGTGTTGGAACAAATATTGTAGCAGCAGCGGACGGAGTCGTTTTCCGTGCAGCTTCGCATCCTTCTTATGGGAATCACATTATGATTACTCATCATATTAATGGGCAAACTTATACGACAGTATATGCACATTTGTCTAGTATGAATGTCAGTGTTGGACAAGCTGTAAATAAAGGCCAATTAATTGGAAAGATGGGTAGTACAGGTGCATCAACAGGACCACATTTACATTTTGAATTGCATAAAGGAACTTATCGACATAGCCCAACTAACTCAATAAACCCAGTGGGCATCGTGCCATTCTAA
- the ftsX gene encoding permease-like cell division protein FtsX → MKGRTIKRHLRESFKSVGRNRWMTFASISAVTVTLLLVGVFLVLMMNLNKIANNLEEDVEIKIIVDLAADEEAIAKLEEKLKANPSLTDIRFSSNEEELEIMIKGYGEELGLYKQSNPLRHVFYVRAIDPQETVKVAKEIGTYEYAFEVIYGEGKVEKLFNILNTGRNIGIVLIVALLFTAMFLISNTIRVTIVARRNEIEIMKLVGATNNFVRIPFVLEGIWLGILGALLPMILLTVAYFNLYDYIQPKLEGELFQPLSKTPFIYQLNGLLLFTGIFIGVWGSFMSVRKFLKV, encoded by the coding sequence ATGAAAGGTAGAACAATTAAAAGACATTTACGGGAAAGTTTTAAAAGTGTTGGTCGTAATCGATGGATGACATTTGCATCGATTAGTGCTGTAACCGTTACATTACTACTAGTTGGTGTATTCCTTGTTTTAATGATGAATTTAAATAAAATTGCGAATAACTTAGAAGAAGATGTCGAAATCAAAATCATTGTCGATTTAGCGGCAGATGAGGAAGCAATCGCAAAACTTGAAGAAAAATTGAAAGCAAATCCAAGTCTCACCGATATTAGGTTTTCTTCCAACGAAGAAGAACTTGAAATCATGATTAAAGGTTACGGTGAAGAACTGGGTTTATATAAACAAAGTAACCCGCTTCGACATGTTTTTTATGTTAGAGCGATAGACCCGCAAGAAACTGTAAAAGTTGCAAAAGAGATTGGTACATATGAGTACGCATTTGAAGTGATTTATGGTGAAGGTAAAGTTGAAAAACTATTTAACATCTTAAATACAGGCCGAAATATTGGTATTGTACTGATTGTTGCTTTATTGTTTACGGCGATGTTCTTAATTTCCAACACAATTCGCGTGACAATCGTAGCACGTAGAAATGAAATTGAGATAATGAAACTTGTAGGCGCAACAAATAATTTTGTTCGTATCCCGTTTGTATTAGAAGGGATATGGCTCGGAATACTCGGGGCTTTGTTACCGATGATTCTACTTACTGTCGCCTACTTTAACCTTTATGATTATATCCAACCAAAATTAGAAGGTGAATTATTCCAACCGCTTTCTAAAACACCGTTTATCTATCAATTAAACGGGTTACTTCTTTTCACCGGGATTTTTATCGGTGTTTGGGGTAGTTTTATGTCAGTCAGAAAGTTTTTGAAAGTCTAA
- the ftsE gene encoding cell division ATP-binding protein FtsE: MIKMKNVYKKYANGVVASNGINIEIGRGEFVYVVGPSGAGKSTFIKMMYREETPTSGEILFSDINIATLKQKQIPQLRRRMGVVFQDFKLLPMLNVYENIAFALEVIEESPTNIRKKVNEVLALVGLTQKARMFPNELSGGEQQRVSIARSIVNQPEIVIADEPTGNLDPETSWEIMDVLEKINARGTTIIMATHNKEIVNTMRHRVVAIEGGIITRDEIGGDYGYER; encoded by the coding sequence TTGATAAAAATGAAAAATGTATATAAAAAATACGCGAATGGTGTCGTTGCCTCAAACGGAATTAATATCGAAATTGGTCGAGGCGAATTCGTTTATGTAGTTGGGCCAAGTGGAGCTGGAAAATCAACATTCATTAAAATGATGTATAGAGAAGAAACGCCAACAAGTGGTGAAATTCTTTTTAGTGATATAAATATTGCAACGTTAAAACAAAAGCAAATTCCTCAATTACGACGTCGTATGGGCGTGGTCTTTCAAGACTTTAAACTGTTGCCCATGTTGAATGTCTATGAAAATATTGCGTTTGCACTAGAAGTGATTGAAGAATCACCTACAAATATTCGAAAAAAAGTGAACGAGGTTTTAGCACTTGTTGGGCTAACCCAAAAAGCAAGAATGTTTCCAAACGAGTTATCAGGTGGAGAACAACAACGGGTTTCCATTGCTAGGTCTATTGTCAACCAGCCGGAAATTGTAATTGCTGATGAACCGACCGGAAACTTAGATCCAGAGACGTCTTGGGAAATCATGGACGTACTAGAGAAAATTAATGCCCGTGGAACGACCATAATTATGGCAACCCATAATAAAGAAATTGTCAATACGATGAGACATCGGGTTGTTGCAATTGAAGGCGGTATAATCACCAGAGATGAAATTGGAGGTGATTACGGCTATGAAAGGTAG
- the cccB gene encoding cytochrome c551, translated as MKKKLLAAIFGATLVLGACGGGNDTSNETDTGTSGGETAAVDAEAVVQQKCISCHGGDLTGASAPAIDKAGANYSEEEILDIILNGQGGMPGGIAKGAEAEAVAAWLAEKK; from the coding sequence GTGAAGAAAAAGTTATTAGCAGCTATTTTCGGAGCAACACTTGTTCTCGGGGCGTGTGGCGGAGGAAATGACACGAGCAACGAGACGGATACAGGAACGTCAGGTGGCGAAACTGCAGCAGTTGATGCAGAAGCGGTCGTACAACAAAAATGTATCTCATGTCATGGTGGCGACCTAACAGGCGCGAGTGCACCAGCAATCGATAAAGCTGGAGCAAATTATAGTGAAGAAGAAATTCTTGACATTATTCTAAATGGTCAAGGCGGTATGCCAGGTGGAATTGCTAAAGGCGCAGAAGCTGAAGCAGTTGCAGCTTGGCTAGCAGAAAAGAAATAA
- the prfB gene encoding peptide chain release factor 2 (programmed frameshift) has product MELSDVRNELDTTAKKLVDFRGSLDLENKEARIQELDEVMTEPGFWDDQEAAQKVINESNSLKDVVGDFTELTDTQENLEMTLELLREESDEELQEELAAELKAFMQKLEDFELHLLLSGEFDKHNAVLELHSGAGGTESQDWASMLLRMYTRWAEQHKFSVETIDYQAGDEAGVKSVTLSIKGHNAFGYLKAEKGVHRLVRISPFDSSGRRHTSFVSCEVMPEFDGDIDIEIRTEDLKIDTYRSSGAGGQHVNVTDSAVRITHEPTGTVVTCQTERSQIKNRERAMNLLKSKLYQLKVEEEEARLREIRGEQKEIGWGSQIRSYVFHPYSMVKDHRTDAETGNVGAVMDGELDMFINAYLRSQIN; this is encoded by the exons ATGGAATTATCAGATGTACGGAACGAGCTTGACACTACAGCTAAGAAATTAGTGGACTTTAGGGGGTCTCTT GACTTAGAAAATAAAGAGGCGCGCATCCAAGAGTTAGATGAGGTCATGACCGAACCAGGGTTTTGGGATGATCAAGAAGCGGCACAGAAAGTGATTAACGAGTCTAATTCCTTGAAAGATGTTGTTGGAGATTTTACGGAATTAACGGATACGCAAGAAAACCTTGAAATGACACTCGAGTTATTACGTGAAGAATCTGATGAGGAGTTACAAGAAGAACTTGCTGCAGAGCTTAAAGCGTTTATGCAAAAGTTAGAAGACTTCGAACTTCATTTATTGCTCAGTGGGGAGTTCGACAAACATAATGCCGTACTCGAACTACATTCTGGGGCAGGCGGTACAGAGTCACAAGATTGGGCGTCCATGCTCCTTCGTATGTACACGCGTTGGGCGGAACAACATAAGTTTTCAGTTGAAACAATCGATTATCAAGCGGGCGATGAGGCTGGCGTCAAATCAGTTACATTATCAATTAAAGGACATAATGCATTCGGTTATTTGAAGGCAGAAAAAGGTGTCCATCGACTGGTACGTATTTCACCGTTCGATTCATCAGGTCGTCGTCACACATCTTTCGTATCGTGTGAAGTCATGCCTGAATTTGATGGCGATATCGATATTGAAATCCGTACAGAAGATCTAAAAATTGACACATATCGTTCAAGTGGTGCAGGTGGTCAGCACGTTAACGTAACAGATTCAGCTGTTCGAATTACCCATGAGCCGACAGGAACTGTTGTAACGTGTCAAACTGAGCGTTCTCAGATTAAAAACCGTGAGCGTGCGATGAATCTATTGAAATCGAAGTTATATCAGTTGAAAGTTGAAGAAGAAGAGGCACGTTTGAGAGAAATTCGTGGGGAACAAAAAGAAATTGGGTGGGGAAGTCAAATTCGTTCCTACGTATTCCACCCGTATTCAATGGTAAAAGACCATAGAACGGACGCAGAAACAGGGAATGTTGGTGCTGTGATGGATGGCGAATTGGATATGTTCATCAATGCTTATTTACGTTCGCAAATCAATTAA
- the secA gene encoding preprotein translocase subunit SecA, producing MLNVLSRIFDSNKRELKRLERVANQVEALAEEMKQLSDEALTSKTEEFKERLLNGETLEDLQVEAFAVVREASQRVLNMYPFRVQLIGAAALHEGNIAEMKTGEGKTLTSTLAVYLNALTGKGVHVITVNEYLASRDAEEMGVLYEFLGLTVGLNLNSMTKEEKREAYAADITYSTNNELGFDYLRDNMVLYSHDKVQRPLYFAVIDEVDSILIDEARTPLIISGQAAKAANLYRLANTFVTTLKAEEDYSYDESTKGVVLTEKGVEKAEKAFKIDNLFDLDHVVLLHGINQALKAHVSMHIDIDYVVEDGDVVIVDSFTGRLMKGRRYSDGLHQAIEAKEGLEVQNESMTLATITFQNYFRMYEKLSGMTGTAKTEEEEFRNIYNMQVIEIPTNRPIIRDDRADLIYSTMDGKFKAVAEDIKERHEKGQPVLVGTVAIETSEIISDYLKKFGVKHEVLNAKQHEREAEIILNAGQQGAVTIATNMAGRGTDIKLGEGVIEAGGLAVIGTERHESRRIDNQLRGRSGRQGDPGVTQFYLSLEDDLMRRFGSDQMKSMMTRLGMDDSTPIQSKMVSRSVESAQRRVEGNNFDARKRLLQYDDVLRQQREVIYEERNEVLESENIKEIVEKMILGVIDRTVSAHTANESPSDWNLKGLEDFIAANLLPEGRVTAADFEGKSPEQIKELIQDNVTERYQEKEVEMTEERMREFEKVIVLRAIDMKWTDHIDAMDQLRHGIHLRAYGQTDPLREYQSEGFTMFEDMVLAIENDAARFAMKAEIRDNLEREEVAKGQAVNPDEGNEQKKRQPVRRSVNIGRNDPCTCGSGKKFKHCHGRN from the coding sequence ATGCTGAATGTATTAAGTAGAATATTCGATTCAAATAAAAGAGAGTTAAAACGATTAGAACGAGTGGCAAATCAAGTAGAAGCACTTGCTGAAGAAATGAAGCAACTATCAGATGAAGCGCTCACTAGTAAAACAGAAGAGTTTAAAGAGCGTCTCCTAAATGGTGAAACGTTAGAAGACCTTCAAGTAGAAGCATTTGCGGTCGTTCGTGAAGCTTCCCAACGTGTATTAAATATGTATCCATTCCGTGTGCAACTGATTGGTGCAGCAGCATTACATGAAGGAAATATTGCCGAGATGAAGACCGGTGAAGGTAAAACTTTAACTTCTACACTTGCAGTTTATTTAAATGCGTTGACAGGTAAAGGTGTGCACGTCATTACTGTAAACGAATATTTAGCAAGTCGTGATGCTGAGGAAATGGGGGTTCTTTATGAATTCCTAGGACTAACAGTTGGTTTAAACTTGAATAGTATGACAAAAGAAGAAAAACGTGAAGCATACGCAGCGGACATCACATATAGTACAAATAATGAACTTGGTTTTGACTATTTAAGAGATAATATGGTCCTGTATAGCCATGATAAAGTACAACGTCCGCTGTATTTTGCAGTCATTGACGAAGTCGACTCCATTTTAATTGACGAGGCGAGAACACCGCTAATTATTTCTGGTCAAGCGGCTAAAGCGGCAAATCTGTATCGACTGGCCAATACGTTTGTGACGACATTAAAAGCGGAAGAAGACTACTCGTATGACGAATCAACAAAAGGTGTTGTGTTAACAGAAAAAGGTGTTGAGAAAGCTGAAAAAGCGTTTAAAATCGACAATTTATTCGATTTAGACCATGTGGTGCTTTTACATGGCATTAACCAGGCATTGAAGGCACATGTAAGCATGCATATCGACATTGATTATGTTGTTGAGGACGGCGATGTGGTGATTGTTGACTCCTTCACAGGACGTCTCATGAAAGGACGTCGTTATAGTGATGGATTGCACCAGGCGATCGAGGCAAAGGAAGGATTAGAAGTCCAGAATGAGTCGATGACACTCGCAACAATCACTTTCCAGAACTATTTCCGTATGTATGAAAAGTTATCAGGGATGACAGGTACAGCGAAAACAGAGGAAGAAGAATTCCGTAATATTTATAATATGCAAGTTATCGAAATTCCTACAAATCGTCCAATTATCCGTGATGACCGTGCGGATCTAATTTATTCGACGATGGATGGGAAGTTTAAGGCGGTTGCTGAAGACATTAAAGAACGACATGAAAAAGGTCAGCCTGTTCTTGTAGGTACTGTAGCAATTGAAACGTCTGAAATTATTTCGGATTACTTGAAAAAATTTGGCGTTAAGCATGAAGTTTTGAACGCTAAGCAACATGAACGCGAAGCCGAAATTATTTTAAATGCCGGTCAACAAGGCGCGGTAACAATTGCGACAAACATGGCAGGTCGTGGTACTGATATTAAACTTGGCGAAGGGGTTATTGAAGCTGGCGGTTTAGCGGTCATTGGTACAGAAAGACACGAATCGCGCCGTATCGACAACCAATTACGTGGTCGTTCAGGTCGTCAAGGAGACCCAGGTGTTACACAGTTTTATTTATCCTTAGAAGATGATTTAATGCGTAGATTTGGTTCTGACCAAATGAAGTCTATGATGACAAGGCTTGGGATGGATGATTCTACGCCAATTCAGTCAAAAATGGTTTCTCGTTCAGTTGAATCGGCACAGCGCCGCGTTGAGGGGAATAACTTTGATGCACGTAAACGTCTACTACAATATGATGACGTTTTACGCCAACAACGTGAAGTCATTTATGAAGAACGAAATGAAGTACTTGAATCCGAAAACATAAAAGAAATTGTCGAAAAGATGATTTTGGGAGTCATTGACCGAACGGTTTCAGCCCATACGGCAAATGAAAGTCCTTCTGATTGGAACTTAAAAGGGCTTGAAGATTTCATCGCTGCAAACCTTCTTCCTGAAGGTCGAGTAACAGCAGCTGATTTTGAAGGAAAATCCCCTGAGCAAATTAAAGAATTAATTCAAGATAACGTAACGGAACGTTATCAGGAAAAAGAAGTAGAAATGACAGAAGAACGCATGCGCGAATTCGAAAAGGTCATAGTACTTCGTGCGATCGATATGAAATGGACGGACCATATCGATGCGATGGATCAGCTACGTCATGGGATTCATTTACGTGCATACGGTCAAACGGATCCGCTTCGTGAATATCAAAGTGAAGGATTTACAATGTTCGAAGATATGGTATTGGCCATTGAAAATGATGCGGCCCGTTTTGCGATGAAAGCGGAAATCCGCGATAACCTTGAACGTGAAGAAGTTGCAAAAGGTCAGGCAGTGAATCCTGATGAAGGCAACGAACAAAAGAAGCGTCAGCCAGTTCGTCGCTCAGTGAATATCGGACGAAACGATCCATGTACTTGCGGCAGCGGTAAAAAGTTTAAACATTGCCATGGCAGAAACTAA
- the hpf gene encoding ribosome hibernation-promoting factor, HPF/YfiA family translates to MLNFNIRGENIEVTPAIRDHVENKVSKLERYFNDGSNATANVNLKVYNDRQTKVEITIPMKNLTLRAEERHDDMYAAVDLIVDKLERQIRKYKTRVNRKFREREGVAAFLESVSKNTEPAQEQENDEEFSVVRTKRFDLKPMDEEEAILQMNMLGHNFFVYTDADSEETNIVYKRRDGKYGLIETS, encoded by the coding sequence ATGCTAAACTTTAACATCCGTGGCGAGAACATAGAGGTGACTCCAGCGATTCGTGACCATGTGGAGAACAAAGTAAGTAAACTTGAGAGGTACTTTAATGATGGTTCGAATGCAACAGCTAATGTAAACTTAAAAGTATATAACGATAGACAGACGAAAGTTGAAATTACAATACCTATGAAGAACTTAACGCTTCGAGCGGAAGAACGTCATGACGATATGTATGCGGCAGTTGATCTAATTGTAGATAAACTAGAACGTCAAATCCGTAAATACAAAACGAGAGTGAATCGTAAATTCCGTGAACGTGAAGGCGTCGCAGCATTTCTTGAATCTGTCAGTAAAAATACTGAACCAGCACAGGAGCAAGAAAACGATGAGGAATTCTCAGTAGTTCGAACGAAGCGCTTTGATTTAAAGCCAATGGATGAAGAAGAAGCAATCCTTCAAATGAATATGCTAGGTCATAATTTCTTCGTATATACGGATGCTGACTCTGAAGAAACAAACATTGTTTATAAACGAAGAGATGGTAAGTACGGTTTAATCGAAACGAGTTAA